A stretch of Shewanella dokdonensis DNA encodes these proteins:
- a CDS encoding tRNA (cytidine(34)-2'-O)-methyltransferase — protein MFHIALYEPEIAPNTGNIIRLCANNGSQLHLIDPLGFDLEEKKLRRAGLDYRDLTSVHRYANFDAFKQAMAGKRMFACTTKGSRPHSEAQYLPDDVLLFGPETRGLPLSIIESLPAAQRIRIPMVANSRSLNLSNAVAIISYEAWRQQDYGAAR, from the coding sequence ATGTTTCACATCGCGTTATATGAGCCTGAAATCGCTCCAAATACTGGAAATATCATCCGCTTATGTGCCAATAATGGCAGCCAGTTACACTTAATTGATCCACTGGGATTTGATTTAGAAGAGAAAAAATTGCGCCGCGCCGGACTTGATTATCGCGACCTGACCTCAGTACACCGCTATGCCAACTTCGATGCGTTTAAACAGGCCATGGCGGGTAAGCGCATGTTTGCCTGCACCACCAAAGGCAGTCGCCCCCACTCAGAAGCACAATATCTGCCAGATGATGTACTGCTGTTTGGCCCCGAAACTCGCGGCCTACCGTTATCCATAATTGAATCACTCCCCGCCGCACAACGTATCCGCATTCCTATGGTGGCGAATAGTCGCAGCCTCAACTTGTCTAACGCCGTGGCCATCATCAGTTATGAAGCCTGGCGCCAACAAGATTACGGTGCCGCCCGCTAA